In Gallus gallus isolate bGalGal1 chromosome 6, bGalGal1.mat.broiler.GRCg7b, whole genome shotgun sequence, a single genomic region encodes these proteins:
- the NT5C2 gene encoding cytosolic purine 5'-nucleotidase isoform X4: MCLGSKVYKSPEYESLGFDLTVERLVSIGYPHELLNFVYDPAFPTRGLVFDTHYGNLLKVDAYGNLLVCAHGFNFLRGPETRDQYPNKFIQRDDTDRFYILNTLFNLPETYLLACLVDFFTNCDRYTSCETGFKDGDLFMSFRSMFQDVRDAVDWVHYKGSLKEKTLENLEKYVVKDGKLPLLLSRMNEVGKVFLVTNSDYKYTDKIMTYLFDFPHGPKPGSAHRPWQSYFDLILVDARKPLFFGEGTVLRQVDTVTGKLKIGTYTGPLQHGIVYSGGSSDTVCDLLGAKGKDILYIGDHIFGDILKSKKRQGWRTFLVIPELAQELHVWTDKSALFEELQSLDIFLAELYKHLDSSSNERPDISSIQRRIKKVTHDMDMCYGMMGSLFRSGSRQTLFASQVMRYADLYAASFINLLYYPFSYLFRAAHVLMPHESTVEHTHVDINEKESPMATRNRTSVDFKDSDYKRHQLTRSISEIKPPNLFPQAPQEITHCHDEDDDEEEEEEEEEEEEEEEE; encoded by the exons ATGTGTCTTGGCAGCAAAG TGTATAAATCCCCTGAATACGAATCTCTTGGATTTGACCTGACCGTAGAAAGATTAGTTTCCATTGGATACCCACATGAGCTGCTCAATTTTGTGTATGATCCTGCATTCCCTACCAG AGGCCTGGTGTTTGATACCCACTATGGAAACCTGCTGAAAGTTGATGCCTATGGAAACCTCCTGGTGTGTGCACATGGCTTTAACTTCCTCAGAGG GCCTGAAACACGGGATCAATATCCGAACAAATTTATCCAGAGAGATGACACAGATAGGTTTTACATTCTGAACACATTGTTCAATCTACCAG AGACCTACCTATTGGCTTGCCTTGTGGATTTCTTTACTAATTGTGACCGGTACACTAG CTGTGAAACAGGGTTTAAAGATGGAGACCTCTTCATGTCATTCAGGAGTATGTTCCAAGATGTCAGAGATGCTGTTGACTGGGTTCATTACAAG GGATCGCTCAAGGAGAAGACCCTTGAAAATTTGGAAAAGTATGTGGTGAAAGAT GGGaagctgccactgctgctgagcCGCATGAACGAAGTTGGGAAGGTGTTTCTTGTGACAAACAGTGACTACAAATACACAGAT AAAATTATGACTTACTTGTTTGACTTTCCACACGGACCAAAG ccTGGGAGTGCCCATCGGCCATGGCAGTCCTACTTTGACCTTATCCTGGTGGATGCACGGAAACCCCTCTTCTTTGGGGAAGGCACTGTGCTGCGGCAGGTGGACACG GTGACTGGGAAGCTGAAGATTGGTACCTACACTGGCCCACTGCAGCACGGCATTGTGTATTCAGGAG GCTCCTCAGACACAGTCTGTGACCTGCTGGGGGCTAAAGGAAAGGATATTCTGTACATTGGAGACCACATCTTTGGAGACATCCTCAAATCCAAGAAGCGCCAGGGCTGGAGGACCTTCCTGGTGATCCCTGAGTTGGCACAGGAGCTACATGTCTGGACTGACAAAAGCG ccctttttgaagagTTGCAGAGCCTGGACATCTTCTTGGCCGAGTTATACAA GCATCTGGACAGTAGCAGCAATGAACGCCCTGACATCAGCTCCATCCAGAGACGCATTAAG AAAGTGACCCATGACATGGACATGTGCTACGGGATGATGGGAAGCCTCTTCCGCAGTGGCTCCCGGCAGACACTGTTTGCCAGCCAGGTGATGCGCTACGCCGACCTCTATGCAGCCTCCTTCATCAACCTCCTTTACTACCCCTTCAGCTACCTCTTCAGAGCCGCCCACGTCCTG ATGCCACACGAGTCCACGGTAGAGCACACACACGTTGACATCAACGAGAAGGAGTCACCCATGGCCACGCGCAATCGCACCTCGGTGGATTTTAAGGATTCTGACTACAAGCGGCACCAACTGACCCGCTCCATCAGTGAGATCAAACCGCCCAACCTCTTCCCCCAGGCACCTCAGGAAATCACACACTGCCACGACGAAGATGAcgatgaggaagaggaagaggaggaggaagaggaggaggaggaggaagaagaataa
- the NT5C2 gene encoding cytosolic purine 5'-nucleotidase isoform X2: MLQGLSLKERTKWDSAGWTKNVASVSQRVFVNRSLAMEKIKCFGFDMDYTLAVYKSPEYESLGFDLTVERLVSIGYPHELLNFVYDPAFPTRGLVFDTHYGNLLKVDAYGNLLVCAHGFNFLRGPETRDQYPNKFIQRDDTDRFYILNTLFNLPETYLLACLVDFFTNCDRYTSCETGFKDGDLFMSFRSMFQDVRDAVDWVHYKGSLKEKTLENLEKYVVKDGKLPLLLSRMNEVGKVFLVTNSDYKYTDKIMTYLFDFPHGPKPGSAHRPWQSYFDLILVDARKPLFFGEGTVLRQVDTVTGKLKIGTYTGPLQHGIVYSGGSSDTVCDLLGAKGKDILYIGDHIFGDILKSKKRQGWRTFLVIPELAQELHVWTDKSALFEELQSLDIFLAELYKHLDSSSNERPDISSIQRRIKKVTHDMDMCYGMMGSLFRSGSRQTLFASQVMRYADLYAASFINLLYYPFSYLFRAAHVLMPHESTVEHTHVDINEKESPMATRNRTSVDFKDSDYKRHQLTRSISEIKPPNLFPQAPQEITHCHDEDDDEEEEEEEEEEEEEEEE; encoded by the exons TGTATAAATCCCCTGAATACGAATCTCTTGGATTTGACCTGACCGTAGAAAGATTAGTTTCCATTGGATACCCACATGAGCTGCTCAATTTTGTGTATGATCCTGCATTCCCTACCAG AGGCCTGGTGTTTGATACCCACTATGGAAACCTGCTGAAAGTTGATGCCTATGGAAACCTCCTGGTGTGTGCACATGGCTTTAACTTCCTCAGAGG GCCTGAAACACGGGATCAATATCCGAACAAATTTATCCAGAGAGATGACACAGATAGGTTTTACATTCTGAACACATTGTTCAATCTACCAG AGACCTACCTATTGGCTTGCCTTGTGGATTTCTTTACTAATTGTGACCGGTACACTAG CTGTGAAACAGGGTTTAAAGATGGAGACCTCTTCATGTCATTCAGGAGTATGTTCCAAGATGTCAGAGATGCTGTTGACTGGGTTCATTACAAG GGATCGCTCAAGGAGAAGACCCTTGAAAATTTGGAAAAGTATGTGGTGAAAGAT GGGaagctgccactgctgctgagcCGCATGAACGAAGTTGGGAAGGTGTTTCTTGTGACAAACAGTGACTACAAATACACAGAT AAAATTATGACTTACTTGTTTGACTTTCCACACGGACCAAAG ccTGGGAGTGCCCATCGGCCATGGCAGTCCTACTTTGACCTTATCCTGGTGGATGCACGGAAACCCCTCTTCTTTGGGGAAGGCACTGTGCTGCGGCAGGTGGACACG GTGACTGGGAAGCTGAAGATTGGTACCTACACTGGCCCACTGCAGCACGGCATTGTGTATTCAGGAG GCTCCTCAGACACAGTCTGTGACCTGCTGGGGGCTAAAGGAAAGGATATTCTGTACATTGGAGACCACATCTTTGGAGACATCCTCAAATCCAAGAAGCGCCAGGGCTGGAGGACCTTCCTGGTGATCCCTGAGTTGGCACAGGAGCTACATGTCTGGACTGACAAAAGCG ccctttttgaagagTTGCAGAGCCTGGACATCTTCTTGGCCGAGTTATACAA GCATCTGGACAGTAGCAGCAATGAACGCCCTGACATCAGCTCCATCCAGAGACGCATTAAG AAAGTGACCCATGACATGGACATGTGCTACGGGATGATGGGAAGCCTCTTCCGCAGTGGCTCCCGGCAGACACTGTTTGCCAGCCAGGTGATGCGCTACGCCGACCTCTATGCAGCCTCCTTCATCAACCTCCTTTACTACCCCTTCAGCTACCTCTTCAGAGCCGCCCACGTCCTG ATGCCACACGAGTCCACGGTAGAGCACACACACGTTGACATCAACGAGAAGGAGTCACCCATGGCCACGCGCAATCGCACCTCGGTGGATTTTAAGGATTCTGACTACAAGCGGCACCAACTGACCCGCTCCATCAGTGAGATCAAACCGCCCAACCTCTTCCCCCAGGCACCTCAGGAAATCACACACTGCCACGACGAAGATGAcgatgaggaagaggaagaggaggaggaagaggaggaggaggaggaagaagaataa
- the NT5C2 gene encoding cytosolic purine 5'-nucleotidase isoform X5, which produces MSFRSMFQDVRDAVDWVHYKGSLKEKTLENLEKYVVKDGKLPLLLSRMNEVGKVFLVTNSDYKYTDKIMTYLFDFPHGPKPGSAHRPWQSYFDLILVDARKPLFFGEGTVLRQVDTVTGKLKIGTYTGPLQHGIVYSGGSSDTVCDLLGAKGKDILYIGDHIFGDILKSKKRQGWRTFLVIPELAQELHVWTDKSALFEELQSLDIFLAELYKHLDSSSNERPDISSIQRRIKKVTHDMDMCYGMMGSLFRSGSRQTLFASQVMRYADLYAASFINLLYYPFSYLFRAAHVLMPHESTVEHTHVDINEKESPMATRNRTSVDFKDSDYKRHQLTRSISEIKPPNLFPQAPQEITHCHDEDDDEEEEEEEEEEEEEEEE; this is translated from the exons ATGTCATTCAGGAGTATGTTCCAAGATGTCAGAGATGCTGTTGACTGGGTTCATTACAAG GGATCGCTCAAGGAGAAGACCCTTGAAAATTTGGAAAAGTATGTGGTGAAAGAT GGGaagctgccactgctgctgagcCGCATGAACGAAGTTGGGAAGGTGTTTCTTGTGACAAACAGTGACTACAAATACACAGAT AAAATTATGACTTACTTGTTTGACTTTCCACACGGACCAAAG ccTGGGAGTGCCCATCGGCCATGGCAGTCCTACTTTGACCTTATCCTGGTGGATGCACGGAAACCCCTCTTCTTTGGGGAAGGCACTGTGCTGCGGCAGGTGGACACG GTGACTGGGAAGCTGAAGATTGGTACCTACACTGGCCCACTGCAGCACGGCATTGTGTATTCAGGAG GCTCCTCAGACACAGTCTGTGACCTGCTGGGGGCTAAAGGAAAGGATATTCTGTACATTGGAGACCACATCTTTGGAGACATCCTCAAATCCAAGAAGCGCCAGGGCTGGAGGACCTTCCTGGTGATCCCTGAGTTGGCACAGGAGCTACATGTCTGGACTGACAAAAGCG ccctttttgaagagTTGCAGAGCCTGGACATCTTCTTGGCCGAGTTATACAA GCATCTGGACAGTAGCAGCAATGAACGCCCTGACATCAGCTCCATCCAGAGACGCATTAAG AAAGTGACCCATGACATGGACATGTGCTACGGGATGATGGGAAGCCTCTTCCGCAGTGGCTCCCGGCAGACACTGTTTGCCAGCCAGGTGATGCGCTACGCCGACCTCTATGCAGCCTCCTTCATCAACCTCCTTTACTACCCCTTCAGCTACCTCTTCAGAGCCGCCCACGTCCTG ATGCCACACGAGTCCACGGTAGAGCACACACACGTTGACATCAACGAGAAGGAGTCACCCATGGCCACGCGCAATCGCACCTCGGTGGATTTTAAGGATTCTGACTACAAGCGGCACCAACTGACCCGCTCCATCAGTGAGATCAAACCGCCCAACCTCTTCCCCCAGGCACCTCAGGAAATCACACACTGCCACGACGAAGATGAcgatgaggaagaggaagaggaggaggaagaggaggaggaggaggaagaagaataa
- the NT5C2 gene encoding cytosolic purine 5'-nucleotidase isoform X3, whose translation MRVFVNRSLAMEKIKCFGFDMDYTLAVYKSPEYESLGFDLTVERLVSIGYPHELLNFVYDPAFPTRGLVFDTHYGNLLKVDAYGNLLVCAHGFNFLRGPETRDQYPNKFIQRDDTDRFYILNTLFNLPETYLLACLVDFFTNCDRYTSCETGFKDGDLFMSFRSMFQDVRDAVDWVHYKGSLKEKTLENLEKYVVKDGKLPLLLSRMNEVGKVFLVTNSDYKYTDKIMTYLFDFPHGPKPGSAHRPWQSYFDLILVDARKPLFFGEGTVLRQVDTVTGKLKIGTYTGPLQHGIVYSGGSSDTVCDLLGAKGKDILYIGDHIFGDILKSKKRQGWRTFLVIPELAQELHVWTDKSALFEELQSLDIFLAELYKHLDSSSNERPDISSIQRRIKKVTHDMDMCYGMMGSLFRSGSRQTLFASQVMRYADLYAASFINLLYYPFSYLFRAAHVLMPHESTVEHTHVDINEKESPMATRNRTSVDFKDSDYKRHQLTRSISEIKPPNLFPQAPQEITHCHDEDDDEEEEEEEEEEEEEEEE comes from the exons TGTATAAATCCCCTGAATACGAATCTCTTGGATTTGACCTGACCGTAGAAAGATTAGTTTCCATTGGATACCCACATGAGCTGCTCAATTTTGTGTATGATCCTGCATTCCCTACCAG AGGCCTGGTGTTTGATACCCACTATGGAAACCTGCTGAAAGTTGATGCCTATGGAAACCTCCTGGTGTGTGCACATGGCTTTAACTTCCTCAGAGG GCCTGAAACACGGGATCAATATCCGAACAAATTTATCCAGAGAGATGACACAGATAGGTTTTACATTCTGAACACATTGTTCAATCTACCAG AGACCTACCTATTGGCTTGCCTTGTGGATTTCTTTACTAATTGTGACCGGTACACTAG CTGTGAAACAGGGTTTAAAGATGGAGACCTCTTCATGTCATTCAGGAGTATGTTCCAAGATGTCAGAGATGCTGTTGACTGGGTTCATTACAAG GGATCGCTCAAGGAGAAGACCCTTGAAAATTTGGAAAAGTATGTGGTGAAAGAT GGGaagctgccactgctgctgagcCGCATGAACGAAGTTGGGAAGGTGTTTCTTGTGACAAACAGTGACTACAAATACACAGAT AAAATTATGACTTACTTGTTTGACTTTCCACACGGACCAAAG ccTGGGAGTGCCCATCGGCCATGGCAGTCCTACTTTGACCTTATCCTGGTGGATGCACGGAAACCCCTCTTCTTTGGGGAAGGCACTGTGCTGCGGCAGGTGGACACG GTGACTGGGAAGCTGAAGATTGGTACCTACACTGGCCCACTGCAGCACGGCATTGTGTATTCAGGAG GCTCCTCAGACACAGTCTGTGACCTGCTGGGGGCTAAAGGAAAGGATATTCTGTACATTGGAGACCACATCTTTGGAGACATCCTCAAATCCAAGAAGCGCCAGGGCTGGAGGACCTTCCTGGTGATCCCTGAGTTGGCACAGGAGCTACATGTCTGGACTGACAAAAGCG ccctttttgaagagTTGCAGAGCCTGGACATCTTCTTGGCCGAGTTATACAA GCATCTGGACAGTAGCAGCAATGAACGCCCTGACATCAGCTCCATCCAGAGACGCATTAAG AAAGTGACCCATGACATGGACATGTGCTACGGGATGATGGGAAGCCTCTTCCGCAGTGGCTCCCGGCAGACACTGTTTGCCAGCCAGGTGATGCGCTACGCCGACCTCTATGCAGCCTCCTTCATCAACCTCCTTTACTACCCCTTCAGCTACCTCTTCAGAGCCGCCCACGTCCTG ATGCCACACGAGTCCACGGTAGAGCACACACACGTTGACATCAACGAGAAGGAGTCACCCATGGCCACGCGCAATCGCACCTCGGTGGATTTTAAGGATTCTGACTACAAGCGGCACCAACTGACCCGCTCCATCAGTGAGATCAAACCGCCCAACCTCTTCCCCCAGGCACCTCAGGAAATCACACACTGCCACGACGAAGATGAcgatgaggaagaggaagaggaggaggaagaggaggaggaggaggaagaagaataa